A single genomic interval of Oryctolagus cuniculus chromosome 19, mOryCun1.1, whole genome shotgun sequence harbors:
- the PPL gene encoding periplakin has product MRVGRSRSSARAQSTQGPQSGGAQVPARRAGPRACGGGPGVPAPGPAGAPPRKGEAPPTRGAAAERVAAGRPAPASSAGVPRARSTRGRPPARAAAAAAHLHPQPALGARRPARPPPLPSATMNSLFRKRNKGKYSPKVQTRSISNKELSELIEQLQKNADQVEKNIVDTEAKMQSDLARLQEGQQPEHRDMALQKVSDSEKLLYVLEADAAIAKHMRHPQGDMIAEDVRQLKERVSNLRGKHQHVYSLPVKEAEPKVNWAALVEEKLDKLSSQSFGTDLPLVDSQVEQHNIFHNEVKAIGPHLAKDRDKEHTSELQAKYQKLLAASEARRQHLCSLQDYMQRCTNELYWLDQQAKARVQYDWSDRNLDYPSRRRQYENFIHRNLEAKEERINKLHSEGDQLLAAEHPGRNSIEAHMEAVHADWKEYLNLLICEESHLKYMEDYHQFHKDVKDAQELLHKVDSDLNQKFSPDFKDRYQIELLLRELDDQEKALDKYEDVVRGLQKRGQQVVPLKYRRETPLKPIPVEALCDFEGEQGPISRGYSYTLQKNNGESWELLDGGGNKLTAPAVCFMIPPTDPEALALADSLGSQYRSVRQKAAGSKRALQQRHEVLKTENPGDASDLQGRQLLAGLDKVARDLERQEKAITGILRPPLEQGRAVQDSAERAKELKSIAEELLRIEPEKTHSTAECDAFVQALPGSGSAPLLKTRVEDTNRKYERLVQLLDSAQEKVDVANRLEQSLQQGRELLATHEARLSQDDTVPESGPILDSKRQELAAMASELQAQEALLGEVQQNLQAAKQCASSLASHFQEHCPDLERQEAEVHKLAQRLDNLRQQVERRVQSLQGAAAAYDEFRRGHDHVLRFLTSIPSYEPQETDSLSQVETKLKNQKNLLDEIASREQEVQKVCATSQQYQQAVKDYELEAEKLRSLLDLENGRNSHVSKRARLQAPAAKVKEEEAALAAKFTEVNAVNRQRLQNLEFALHLLRQQPGVEATRETPQGSEPGSGVGETWKMKKELDEETERRQQLENEVRSAQEEIQSLRTQRPQEAVVTQEVVKRVPDPALERSFQQLQQTLAEEQHKNRLLQAELEALQPRLRALEQEARGGGQECVVKEVLRIEPDAAQGDQVLRLREELEALRRQKGAREAEVLLLQQRVAALAEEKSRPQEVVTEREVVKLQNDPQLEAEYRQLQEDRQREGALRERQEEELSFLQDKLKRLERERAMAEGKVTVKEVLTVERDAAAEREVGELARQYEDEAAQARASRREKTELLRKIWALEEENAKVVVQEKVREIVRPDPKAESQVANLRLELVEQERKYRAAEEQLQSYQSELEALRRRGPQVEVKEVTKEVIRYKTDPETEEELQRLREEIVDKTRLIERCDLEVYQLRQEIQALKDSKPQVQTKEVVQEILQFQEDPQTKEEVESLRAKLSEEQKKQVDLDRERAAQEEKIRQKEEELSQVTERVVQQEVVQYEEEPGLRAEVSAFTESIDAELRQIDKLRAELRRLQQRRGELERQLQELERERQARREAEREAQRLQQRLAVLEREAAEARETVTRKQKVVLQQDPQQAREHAMLTVQLEEERHRRQLLEGELEALRGQLAALEKAEVKEKVVVSESVQVEKGDTEQEIQKLRQSLEEESRGKRELDAEVSRLEAKLSELEFCNSKSSKELDFLREENHRLQLERQNLQLETRRLQSEIQMAATEARDARSSPAADAGGNLDSRLWSLERELDDLKRLSKDKDLEIDELQKRLGSVAVKREQRENHLRRSIVVIDPDSGRELSPEEAHRAGLIDWNMFVKLRSQECDWEEISVKGPNGESSVIHDRKSGKKFSIEEALQSGRLSPAQYERYVNKEMSIQELAVLVSGQK; this is encoded by the exons GACCTGGCCCGGCTGCAGGAGGGCCAGCAGCCGGAGCACCGGGACATGGCCCTGCAGAAGGTGTCAGACTCCGAGAAGCTGCTGTACGTGCTGGAGGCGGACGCGGCCATCGCCAAGCACATGCGGCACCCGCAGGGGGACATGATCGCCGAGGA CGTCCGTCAGCTGAAGGAGCGCGTGAGCAACCTGCGCGGGAAGCACCAGCACGTCTACAGCCTGCCGGTGAAGGAGGCGGAGCCCAAGGTCAACTGGGCGGCGCTGGTGGAGGAGAAGCTG GACAAGCTGAGCAGCCAGAGCTTCGGGACGGACCTGCCGCTGGTGGACAGCCAGGTGGAGCAGCACAACATCTTCCACAACGAGGTCAAGGCCATCGGGCCCCACCTGGCCAAGGACAGGGACAAG GAACACACCAGTGAACTCCAGGCCAAGTACCAGAAGCTACTG gcgGCGTCAGAGGCGCGGCGGCAGCACCTGTGCTCGCTGCAGGACTACATGCAGCGTTGCACCAATGAGCTCTACTGGCTGGACCAGCAGGCCAAGGCCCGCGTGCAGTACGACTGGAGCGACCGCAACCTGGACTACCCCAGCCGCCGGCGCCAGTACGAG AATTTCATCCACCGGAACCTGGAGGCCAAGGAGGAGAGGATCAACAAGCTACACAGCGAGGGAGACCAGCTGCTGGCCGCCGAGCACCCCGGCAGGAACTCCATTGAG GCGCACATGGAGGCCGTGCACGCAGACTGGAAGGAGTACTTGAACCTGCTCATCTGCGAGGAGAGCCACCTCAAATACATGGAGGACTACCACCAG ttcCACAAGGATGTAAAGGACGCTCAGGAGCTGCTGCACAAGGTAGACTCGGACCTGAACCAGAAGTTCAGCCCCGACTTCAAGGACCGGTACCAGATCGAGCTGCTGCTGCGGGAGCTGGAC GACCAGGAGAAGGCCCTGGACAAGTACGAGGACGTGGTGCGGGGGCTGCAGAAGCGAGGCCAGCAGGTGGTGCCGCTCAAGTATCGGCGGGAGACCCCGCTCAAGCCCATCCCGGTGGAGGCGCTGTGCGACTTCGAGGGCGAGCAG GGCCCGATCTCCCGGGGGTACAGCTATACGCTGCAGAAGAACAACGGCGAGAGCTGGGAGCTCCTGGACGGCGGCGGGAACAAGCTGACCGCCCCGGCCGTCTGCTTCATGATCCCGCCCACTGACCCCGAGGCCCTGGCTCTGGCGGACAG CCTGGGCAGCCAGTACCGGAGCGTGCGGCAGAAGGCAGCCGGGAGCAAGCGCGCACTCCAACAGCGGCACGAAGTGTTGAAGACAGAGAACCCTGGAG ATGCCTCGGACCTACAGGGGAGGCAGCTGCTGGCCGGCCTGGACAAGGTGGCCCGCGACCTGGAGCGGCAGGAGAAGGCCATCACGGGCATTCTGCGGCCGCCGCTGGAGCAGGGCCGGGCTGTGCAAGACAGCGCCGAGCGGGCCAAGGAACTCAAG AGCATCGCCGAGGAGCTGCTACGTATCGAGCCCGAGAAGACGCACAGCACGGCCGAGTGTGACGCCTTCGTCCAGGCCCTCCCAGGCAGCGGCTCAGCGCCCTTGCTGAAGACCCGCGTGGAGGACACCAACCGGAAATATGAGCGCCTGGTGCAGCTGCTGGACTCGGCCCAGGAGAA GGTCGACGTGGCCAACCGCCTGGAGCAGAGCCTGCAGCAGGGCCGGGAGCTGCTGGCCACGCACGAGGCGCGGCTGAGCCAGGATGACACGGTGCCTGAGAGTGGCCCCATCCTGGACagcaagaggcaggagctggcg GCCATGGCCTCCGAGCTGCAGGCCCAGGAGGCCCTGCTGGGTGAGGTACAGCAGAACCTGCAGGCAGCCAAGCAGTGCGCCAGCTCCCTGGCCAGCCACTTCCAGGAGCACTGCCCGGACCTGGAGCGCCAGGAGGCCGAAGTGCACAAGCTGGCCCAGCGCTTGGACAACCTGCGCCAGCAGGTGGAGCGCAG GGTCCAGAGCTTACAGGGAGCTGCGGCCGCCTACGACGAGTTCCGCCGCGGCCACGACCACGTGCTCCGCTTCTTGACCAGCATCCCCAGTTACGAGCCCCAGGAGACGGACAGCCTCAGCCAGGTGGAGACCAAGCTGAAGAACCAGAAG AACCTGCTGGATGAGATAGCAAGCAGGGAACAGGAAGTACAGAAGGTGTGCGCCACCTCCCAGCAGTACCAGCAGGCTGTGAAG GACTATGAGTTAGAAGCAGAGAAGCTCAGATCCCTTCTCGACCTGGAGAACGGGAGGAACAGCCACGTGAGCAAGAGAGCCCGGCTGCAGGCCCCCGCCGCCAAGGTGAAGGAAGAG GAAGCGGCTCTGGCGGCCAAGTTCACGGAAGTCAATGCCGTCAACAGACAGCGGCTGCAGAACCTGGAGTTTGCGCTCCATCTCCTGCGGCAG CAGCCAGGCGTGGAGGCGACCCGGGAGACGCCACAGGGGAGCGAGCCGGGCTCGGGCGTGGGAGAGACGTGGAAGATGAAGAAGGAGCTGGACGAGGAGACCGAGAGGCGGCAGCAGCTGGAGAACGAGGTCAGGAGCGCCCAGGAGGAAATCCAGAGCCTGCGCACCCAGCGGCCTCAGGAGGCGGTGGTGACGCAGGAGGTGGTCAAGAGGGTGCCGGACCCCGCGCTGGAGCGAAGcttccagcagctgcagcagacCCTGGCCGAGGAGCAGCACAAGAACCGGCTGCTGCAGGCCGAGCTGGAGGCGCTGCAGCCCCGGCTGCGCGCCCTGGAGCAGGAGGCCCGCGGCGGAGGCCAGGAGTGCGTGGTCAAGGAGGTGCTGCGCATTGAGCCGGATGCCGCCCAGGGAGACCAGGTCCTGCGCCTGCGCGAGGAGCTGGAGGCGCTGAGGCGGCAGAAGGGCGCCCGCGAGGCGGAGGTGCTGCTCCTGCAGCAGCGCGTGGCGGCCCTGGCCGAGGAGAAGAGCCGGCCGCAGGAGGTGGTCACCGAGAGGGAGGTGGTCAAGCTGCAGAACGACCCCCAGCTGGAGGCCGAGTACCGGCAGCTGCAGGAGGACCGCCAGCGGGAGGGCGCGCTCAGGGAgcggcaggaggaggagctgagctTCCTGCAGGACAAGCTCAAGAGGCTGGAGAGGGAGCGGGCCATGGCCGAGGGCAAGGTCACGGTCAAGGAGGTGCTCACGGTGGAGAGGGACGCGGCCGCCGAGAGGGAGGTGGGCGAGCTGGCCCGCCAGTACGAGGACGAGGCCGCCCAGGCGCGCGCTAGCCGGAGGGAGAAGACGGAACTGCTCCGCAAGATCTGGGCCTTGGAGGAGGAGAACGCCAAGGTGGTGGTGCAGGAGAAGGTGCGCGAGATCGTGCGGCCCGACCCCAAGGCCGAGAGCCAGGTGGCCAACCTCCGCCTGGAACTCGTGGAGCAGGAGCGCAAGTACCGGGCGGCCGAGGAGCAGCTGCAGAGCTACCAGAGCGAGCTGGAGGCGCTCCGGCGGCGGGGCCCGCAGGTGGAAGTGAAGGAGGTGACTAAAGAGGTCATCAGGTACAAGACGGACCCCGAGACGGAGGAGGAGCTGCAGCGGCTCAGGGAGGAGATCGTCGACAAGACCAGGCTCATCGAGCGCTGCGACCTGGAGGTCTACCAGCTGAGGCAGGAAATCCAGGCCCTCAAAGACTCCAAGCCCCAGGTCCAGACCAAAGAGGTGGTCCAGGAGATCCTGCAGTTCCAGGAGGACCCCCAAACCAAGGAGGAAGTGGAGTCGCTGCGGGCGAAGCTGTCGGAAGAGCAGAAGAAGCAAGTGGACCTGGACAGGGAGCGGGCGGCCCAGGAAGAGAAGATCagacagaaggaggaggagctgtCGCAGGTGACGGAGAGGGTGGTGCAGCAGGAGGTGGTGCAGTACGAGGAGGAGCCGGGCCTGCGCGCCGAGGTGAGCGCCTTCACCGAGAGCATCGACGCGGAGCTGCGGCAGATCGACAAGCTGCGTGCCGAGCTGcggcggctgcagcagcggcgCGGGGAGCTCGAGCGccagctgcaggagctggagcGCGAGCGCCAGGCGCGCAGGGAGGCCGAGCGGGAAGCGCAGCggctgcagcagaggctggccgTGCTGGAGCGCGAGGCGGCCGAGGCCCGTGAGACGGTGACCCGCAAGCAGAAGGTGGTGCTGCAGCAGGACCCCCAGCAGGCCAGGGAGCACGCCATGCTCACGGTGCAACTGGAGGAGGAGCGGCACCGGCGGCAGCTGCTGGAGGGCGAGCTCGAGGCCCTGCGCGGGCAGCTGGCCGCCCTGGAGAAGGCGGAGGTCAAGGAGAAGGTGGTCGTGTCCGAGAGCGTGCAGGTCGAGAAGGGCGACACGGAgcaggagatccagaagctccggCAGAGTCTGGAGGAGGAGAGCCGCGGCAAGAGAGAGCTGGACGCCGAGGTGAGTCGGCTGGAGGCCAAGCTGTCCGAGCTGGAGTTCTGCAACTCCAAGTCGTCCAAGGAACTGGACTTCCTGAGGGAGGAAAACCACAGGCTGCAGCTGGAGCGGCAGAACCTGCAGCTCGAGACCCGGAGGCTGCAGTCGGAGATCCAGATGGCCGCGACGGAGGCGCGAGACGCGCGCAGTTCGCCTGCGGCTGACGCGGGGGGCAACCTCGACTCCAGGCTGTGGTCCCTGGAGCGAGAACTGGACGACCTCAAGAGGCTCTCCAAGGACAAAGACCTCGAGATTGACGAGCTGCAGAAGCGCCTGGGCTCTGTGGCCGTGAAGAGGGAGCAGAGGGAGAACCACCTGCGGCGCTCCATCGTGGTCATCGACCCCGACTCGGGCCGGGAGCTGTCCCCCGAGGAAGCCCACCGGGCCGGGCTCATCGACTGGAACATGTTTGtgaaactcaggagccaggagtgcgaCTGGGAGGAGATCTCAGTGAAGGGTCCCAACGGGGAGTCCTCGGTGATCCACGACAGGAAGTCCGGCAAGAAGTTCTCCATTGAAGAGGCCCTGCAGAGCGGCCGGCTGAGCCCCGCGCAGTACGAGCGCTACGTCAACAAGGAGATGTCCATCCAGGAGCTGGCCGTCTTGGTGTCCGGGCAGAAGTAG